Proteins encoded within one genomic window of Acidovorax sp. 107:
- the ctlX gene encoding citrulline utilization hydrolase CtlX: MHASVQAPSAVVMVRPHRFHPNPETAADNAFQVRTAQHAMSETSRRALAEVTAAAERLEDAGVRVHLFDDPGERDTPDAVFPNNWFSTHAGGHVAIYPMYAPNRRRERRSDVIELLKAEYRVQDVIDYSGLEADGMFLEGTGAMVLDHIGRIAYTAQSNRADPVALERFCTHFNYEPMAFATADAQGHPCYHTNVMLCVGTDFALGGFHLITDPARRNAVCARLRETGRELIELSPHQIGEFAGNALELQGTQGRVLALSARAAASLTPAQRATIEHSARLLPLAVPTIEQAGGSVRCMLAGVHLARRSVGT; encoded by the coding sequence ATGCATGCCTCAGTCCAAGCCCCCAGCGCCGTAGTGATGGTGCGCCCGCATCGCTTTCACCCCAACCCCGAAACTGCCGCCGACAACGCCTTTCAGGTGCGCACCGCGCAGCACGCTATGAGCGAAACCTCACGCCGCGCATTGGCCGAGGTCACGGCCGCGGCAGAGCGCCTTGAGGACGCGGGTGTGCGCGTGCACCTGTTCGACGACCCCGGTGAGCGGGACACGCCCGACGCGGTGTTTCCCAACAACTGGTTCTCCACCCATGCGGGCGGGCATGTGGCCATCTACCCGATGTATGCACCGAACCGCCGGCGCGAGCGGCGCAGCGATGTGATCGAGCTGCTCAAGGCCGAATACCGCGTGCAGGACGTGATCGACTACTCGGGCCTGGAGGCGGACGGCATGTTCTTGGAAGGCACCGGGGCGATGGTGCTCGACCACATCGGTCGCATTGCCTACACCGCGCAATCGAACCGCGCCGACCCCGTGGCCCTGGAGCGCTTTTGCACACACTTCAACTACGAGCCCATGGCCTTTGCCACGGCCGATGCCCAGGGCCACCCGTGCTATCACACCAATGTGATGCTGTGTGTGGGCACTGACTTTGCGCTGGGCGGTTTTCACCTGATCACCGACCCGGCGCGGCGCAACGCCGTGTGCGCGCGGCTGCGCGAAACGGGGCGGGAGCTCATCGAGCTGAGCCCCCACCAGATTGGAGAATTTGCCGGCAACGCGCTGGAGCTGCAGGGTACCCAGGGCCGGGTGCTGGCATTGTCTGCACGGGCAGCGGCCAGCCTCACACCGGCGCAGCGGGCCACCATCGAGCACAGCGCGCGCCTGCTGCCGCTGGCGGTGCCCACCATCGAACAGGCGGGCGGATCGGTGCGCTGCATGCTGGCGGGCGTGCATCTGGCACGGCGCAGCGTGGGGACATGA
- a CDS encoding ABC transporter substrate-binding protein, translating to MVLALAASAASHAQILVGQTAGFSGQVAAGVKETTDGALLYIDSINAKGGVNGQKIELISLDDKFDPKLAAENARTLIEDKNVSALFLNRGTPHTEAILPLLDKHGVVLVAPSTGAMVLHQPVRKYIFNVRATYQREAEKAITHLASMGISRVALVYADDSFGADGIQGAQKGLAAAKLTAVVSEKFDRAKPDFAPIAAKVAKADAQAVLMVASGSAVVDATTAVRTAGSAAQIVTLSNNASSGFIKSLGANARGVIVTQVFPNERAVTYPMVKEAQELAKAKGLTEISPAMLEGFAAAKVLVEGLKRAGPKPSRDKIQTALESIKKLDLGGLEVNFSPEDHTGLDFADLSIIGTDGRFRR from the coding sequence ATGGTCCTGGCGCTTGCGGCCAGTGCGGCCAGCCACGCACAGATTCTGGTCGGCCAGACAGCAGGATTCAGCGGCCAGGTGGCGGCCGGGGTGAAGGAGACCACCGACGGTGCGCTGCTGTACATCGACTCCATCAATGCCAAGGGCGGTGTCAATGGCCAGAAGATCGAACTGATCTCCCTGGATGACAAGTTCGACCCCAAGCTGGCGGCGGAAAACGCCCGCACGCTGATCGAAGACAAGAACGTCTCCGCACTGTTCCTCAACCGGGGCACACCCCACACCGAGGCCATCCTCCCGCTGCTGGACAAACATGGCGTGGTGCTGGTGGCGCCGTCCACCGGGGCCATGGTGCTGCACCAGCCGGTGCGCAAATACATCTTCAACGTGCGCGCCACCTACCAGCGCGAGGCGGAAAAGGCGATCACCCACCTGGCTTCGATGGGCATCAGCCGCGTGGCGCTGGTGTATGCCGACGACAGTTTTGGTGCCGACGGCATCCAGGGCGCGCAGAAGGGACTGGCGGCCGCCAAGCTGACCGCCGTGGTGTCCGAAAAGTTCGACCGCGCCAAGCCCGACTTCGCACCCATCGCCGCCAAGGTGGCCAAGGCCGACGCGCAGGCGGTGCTGATGGTGGCCTCGGGCTCCGCGGTGGTGGATGCCACTACCGCCGTGCGCACGGCGGGTTCGGCGGCGCAGATCGTGACGCTGTCCAACAACGCGTCCAGCGGCTTCATCAAGAGCCTGGGGGCCAACGCACGCGGCGTGATCGTGACCCAGGTGTTCCCCAACGAGCGGGCCGTGACCTACCCGATGGTCAAGGAAGCCCAGGAACTGGCCAAGGCCAAGGGACTGACCGAAATCAGCCCTGCCATGCTCGAGGGCTTTGCCGCCGCCAAGGTGCTGGTCGAAGGCCTCAAGCGCGCGGGCCCCAAACCCAGCCGCGACAAGATCCAGACCGCCCTGGAGAGCATCAAGAAGCTGGACCTGGGCGGGCTGGAAGTGAACTTCAGCCCCGAGGACCATACCGGGCTGGACTTTGCCGACCTGTCCATCATCGGCACGGACGGGCGCTTCCGCCGCTGA
- the uvrA gene encoding excinuclease ABC subunit UvrA, translating to MTQGQIRIRGARQHNLKNLDLDIRTGELTVVTGPSGSGKSSLVFDTLYAEGQRRYVETFSAYARQFLDRMDKPAVDKVEGVPPAIAIDQTNPVRSSRSTVGTMTELNDHLKLLFARAGQLFDKQTAQPVRHDSPETIYAELQRRSAEAGDPRIVLTFPVELPGGTSAEQVEQWLSASGFTKVQAEREVATPTGPRKVLDVVADRFRLGNAEKARVIEAIEVALKRGTGRLNVYRLVDEGEPELWRFSTGLHCPDSDLRYSDPIPSMFSFNSAVGACDSCRGFGRVIGVDYGLVIPNDKLTLRAGAIKTIQTPAWKEAQDDLMRHAETAGIPRDTPWYKLTEEQKKWVIGGAPGYKDGQWSKQWYGIKRFFEYLESKAYKMHIRVLLSKYRSYTPCPTCAGARLKTESLLWRIGRKEDADAVLEPGKRFMPEGVQWSREQLEALPGLCLHDLMLLPIDRLRRFFDRMQLPVGDDAKGGDAQALKLLHEEITTRLKYLCDVGIGYLTLDRQSRTLSGGEVQRINLTTALGTSLVNTLFVLDEPSIGLHPRDMHRITEAMLRLRDAGNTLVVVEHDPAVMLAADRMIDMGPGPGRLGGQIVFDGTTADLRQADTLTGAYLGGRKHVGFGFKRMVTESTPRLILEGAREHNLQDVTVEFPLQRLVTVTGVSGSGKSSLIQDVLAPALLRHFGKATDSPGAHDRMLGADHLSDVVFVDQSPIGKTARSNPVSYVGAWDSIRELFAVAPLSKQRSYTAAKFSFNSGDGRCPTCGGSGFEHVEMQFLSDVYLRCPDCDGKRYRPEILEITIERGGKTLNVADVLALTVAEAAAVFANDRDVIRALQPIVDVGLEYVALGQPVPTLSGGEAQRLKLAGFLAEAAKTAAKSRQAVARKGTLFLFDEPTTGLHFDDIAKLMRALRKLIDAGHSLIVIEHNLDVIRASDWLIDLGPEGGYAGGLIVAEGTPEDVRAHATSHTGQALRDYELALGVGGHSVHEKAAALRKSERLAHMDLAPAAKNAIEIVNAKEHNLKNLSVDIPRGKFNVVTGVSGSGKSTLAFDILFNEGQRRYLESLNAYARSIVQPAGRPEVDAVYGIPPTVAIEQRLSRGGRKSTVGTTTEVWHFLRLLYVKLGTQHCTKDGAAVQPQTPESIAAQLLTQFRGQHIGLLAPLVMNRKGVYTELADWARPRGYTHLRVDGNFLPTTNFPRIDRFKEHTIELPVASLDVSPEHEAALRIALADALTHGKGVVHVLSGIAGLREAMEGGQPTAGIGTLQAFSTKRACPVCATSYAELDPRLFSYNSKHGWCPDCVGTGVKLTKDQRKVFDDSVQDDKEKGREQTFAEPEVEDLVDTACPTCSGTRLNATARAVRFAGVGITDIAALSVSDVRRWVETLRVEGGMTAREADIARDLVPEIQSRLEFLEEVGLGYLTLDRGAPTLSGGEAQRIRLAAQLGSNLQGVCYVLDEPTIGLHARDNQILLNALHKLGDKGNTLVVVEHDEDTIRRADHIIDIGPSAGKRGGRLVAQGSVNDLTAAEDSQTGRYLLHAMKHPLQLRRSMVAGEVSAEATAAFAQAEAAAPTGRQSAAVKKRAAQAAALAADALTEAKERAAMRWLTVHGAQLHNLQNVTATVPLHRLVAVTGVSGSGKSTLARDVLLANVQAWVQQRSTKAGRDAMDAGKAPPLVGCTGLSGFESIDRVLEVDQTPIGKTPRSCPATYIGFWDTIRKLFAETLEAKARGYAAGRFSFNTGEGRCPSCEGAGVRTIEMSFLPDVKVPCETCHGARFNPETLAVTWRGKSIGDVLQMEVDEAVDFFATMPSIAHPLQLLKDVGLGYLTLGQPSPTLSGGEAQRIKLVTELTKVRDEVGRRGQKAPHTLYVLDEPTVGLHMADVDKLIRVLHRLVDGGHSVIVIEHDLDVIAEADWILDLGPEGGNAGGRIVAAATPEEVVAAGTHTGKALAPVLAR from the coding sequence ATGACCCAGGGACAGATCCGCATCCGTGGCGCACGCCAGCACAACCTCAAGAACCTGGACCTGGACATCCGCACCGGCGAACTGACGGTGGTCACGGGGCCGAGCGGCTCGGGCAAATCCAGCCTGGTGTTTGACACGCTGTACGCCGAGGGTCAGCGCCGGTATGTGGAGACCTTCAGCGCCTACGCGCGCCAGTTCCTGGACCGCATGGACAAACCCGCCGTGGACAAGGTCGAAGGCGTGCCCCCGGCCATTGCCATCGACCAGACCAACCCCGTGCGCTCCAGCCGCTCCACCGTGGGCACGATGACGGAGCTGAACGACCACCTCAAGCTGCTGTTCGCGCGTGCGGGCCAGCTCTTTGACAAGCAGACCGCGCAGCCTGTGCGCCACGACTCGCCCGAGACCATCTACGCGGAGCTGCAGCGTCGCAGTGCCGAGGCAGGCGACCCGCGCATCGTGCTGACATTCCCCGTGGAACTGCCTGGGGGCACCTCCGCCGAACAGGTCGAGCAGTGGCTGTCTGCCAGCGGCTTCACCAAGGTGCAGGCCGAGCGCGAGGTGGCCACTCCCACCGGCCCGCGCAAAGTGCTGGACGTGGTGGCCGACCGCTTCCGCCTGGGCAATGCCGAGAAGGCGCGGGTGATCGAGGCGATTGAGGTGGCCCTTAAGCGCGGCACGGGGCGCTTGAATGTGTACCGCCTGGTGGACGAGGGCGAGCCGGAACTGTGGCGCTTTTCGACAGGCCTGCACTGCCCCGACAGCGACCTGCGCTACAGCGACCCCATCCCCTCGATGTTCTCGTTCAATTCGGCCGTGGGCGCGTGCGACAGCTGCCGGGGCTTTGGCCGCGTGATCGGGGTGGACTACGGCCTGGTCATTCCCAACGACAAGCTCACGCTGCGCGCGGGCGCGATCAAGACCATCCAGACCCCTGCGTGGAAAGAGGCGCAGGACGATCTCATGCGCCATGCCGAAACGGCCGGCATCCCGCGCGACACCCCCTGGTACAAGCTGACCGAGGAACAGAAGAAGTGGGTCATCGGCGGCGCGCCCGGCTACAAGGACGGGCAGTGGAGCAAGCAGTGGTACGGCATCAAGCGCTTCTTCGAATACCTCGAAAGCAAGGCTTACAAGATGCACATCCGCGTGCTGCTGTCCAAGTACCGCAGCTACACGCCGTGCCCCACCTGCGCGGGTGCGCGCCTCAAAACCGAAAGCCTGCTCTGGCGCATCGGCCGCAAGGAAGACGCCGATGCGGTGCTGGAGCCCGGCAAACGTTTCATGCCCGAGGGCGTGCAATGGTCGCGTGAGCAACTGGAGGCCTTGCCCGGCCTGTGTCTGCACGACCTGATGCTGCTGCCCATTGACCGGCTGCGCCGTTTTTTTGACCGCATGCAATTGCCGGTGGGTGACGACGCCAAGGGCGGCGATGCCCAGGCACTGAAGCTGCTGCACGAAGAAATCACCACGCGCCTCAAATACCTGTGCGACGTGGGCATTGGCTACCTCACGCTCGACCGGCAAAGTCGCACGCTCAGTGGCGGCGAGGTGCAGCGCATCAATCTCACCACGGCCCTGGGCACCAGCCTGGTCAACACGCTGTTCGTGCTGGACGAGCCCAGCATCGGCCTGCACCCGCGCGACATGCACCGCATCACCGAGGCCATGCTGCGCCTGCGCGATGCGGGCAACACCCTGGTGGTGGTGGAGCACGACCCGGCCGTCATGCTCGCGGCCGACCGCATGATCGACATGGGCCCCGGGCCCGGTCGCCTGGGCGGACAGATTGTTTTTGATGGCACGACGGCCGACCTGCGCCAGGCCGACACGCTCACCGGCGCCTATCTGGGCGGCCGCAAGCATGTGGGCTTTGGCTTCAAGCGCATGGTCACCGAATCGACCCCGCGCCTCATCCTGGAGGGCGCGCGTGAGCACAACCTGCAGGATGTGACGGTCGAGTTTCCGCTGCAGCGCCTGGTCACGGTGACGGGGGTGAGCGGCTCAGGCAAGTCGAGTCTGATCCAGGACGTGTTGGCCCCGGCGCTGCTGCGCCACTTCGGCAAGGCCACCGACAGCCCTGGCGCGCACGACCGCATGCTGGGCGCCGACCATTTGTCAGACGTGGTGTTTGTGGACCAGTCTCCCATCGGCAAAACGGCCCGTTCCAACCCCGTGAGCTACGTGGGCGCGTGGGACAGCATCCGCGAACTGTTTGCCGTGGCGCCGCTGTCCAAGCAGCGCAGCTACACCGCTGCCAAGTTCAGCTTCAACAGCGGCGACGGGCGCTGCCCGACCTGCGGCGGCTCGGGCTTTGAGCATGTGGAGATGCAGTTCCTGAGCGACGTGTACCTGCGCTGCCCCGACTGCGACGGCAAGCGGTACCGGCCCGAGATCCTGGAGATCACCATCGAACGCGGCGGCAAGACGCTGAACGTGGCCGACGTGCTGGCGCTCACCGTGGCCGAGGCGGCCGCCGTGTTTGCCAACGACCGCGACGTGATCCGCGCGCTGCAGCCCATCGTGGATGTGGGGCTCGAATATGTGGCGCTGGGCCAGCCTGTGCCGACCTTGTCCGGCGGTGAGGCGCAGCGCCTCAAGCTGGCAGGCTTCCTGGCCGAAGCGGCGAAGACAGCTGCCAAATCCCGCCAGGCCGTGGCGCGCAAAGGCACGCTGTTCCTGTTCGACGAGCCCACCACGGGCCTGCACTTTGACGACATCGCCAAGCTCATGCGCGCGCTGCGCAAGCTCATCGATGCGGGGCACTCGCTCATCGTCATCGAGCACAACCTGGACGTGATCCGCGCCAGCGACTGGCTCATCGACCTGGGGCCGGAAGGCGGCTACGCCGGTGGTCTCATCGTGGCCGAGGGCACGCCCGAAGATGTGCGGGCCCACGCCACCTCGCACACCGGGCAGGCACTGCGCGACTACGAACTGGCGCTGGGCGTGGGCGGCCACTCGGTGCACGAAAAGGCTGCCGCGCTACGAAAATCAGAGCGCCTTGCGCATATGGATCTAGCGCCTGCGGCCAAAAACGCCATTGAAATCGTCAACGCCAAGGAGCACAACCTCAAGAACCTGAGCGTGGACATTCCGCGCGGCAAGTTCAATGTGGTGACGGGTGTGAGCGGCTCAGGCAAGTCCACGCTGGCGTTTGACATCCTGTTCAACGAAGGCCAGCGGCGCTACCTCGAATCGCTCAACGCCTATGCGCGTTCCATCGTGCAGCCCGCTGGCCGGCCCGAGGTGGATGCGGTCTACGGCATCCCGCCCACCGTGGCCATCGAGCAGCGACTGTCGCGCGGCGGGCGCAAGTCCACCGTGGGCACGACCACCGAGGTGTGGCACTTTTTGCGCCTGCTGTACGTCAAGCTCGGCACGCAGCACTGCACCAAAGACGGCGCCGCCGTGCAGCCGCAAACGCCCGAGAGCATTGCCGCGCAGCTGCTCACGCAGTTCCGTGGTCAGCACATCGGCTTGCTCGCGCCGCTGGTGATGAACCGCAAGGGCGTCTACACCGAGCTGGCCGACTGGGCCCGCCCGCGTGGCTACACGCACCTGCGCGTGGACGGCAACTTTTTGCCCACCACCAATTTCCCGCGCATCGACCGTTTCAAGGAACACACCATCGAGCTGCCCGTGGCCAGCCTCGATGTGTCGCCGGAGCACGAGGCGGCGCTGCGCATCGCGCTGGCCGATGCGCTCACGCACGGCAAGGGCGTGGTGCATGTTCTCTCAGGCATCGCAGGCCTGCGCGAGGCCATGGAGGGCGGCCAGCCCACGGCGGGCATTGGTACGCTGCAGGCGTTCTCCACCAAGCGCGCCTGCCCCGTGTGCGCGACGAGCTATGCCGAGCTGGACCCGCGCCTTTTTTCATACAACAGCAAACACGGCTGGTGCCCCGACTGCGTGGGCACGGGCGTCAAGCTCACCAAAGACCAGCGCAAGGTGTTTGACGACTCGGTGCAGGACGACAAGGAAAAAGGCCGCGAGCAGACCTTTGCCGAGCCCGAGGTGGAAGACCTGGTCGACACGGCCTGCCCCACCTGCAGCGGCACGCGCCTGAACGCCACGGCCCGCGCTGTGCGGTTTGCAGGCGTGGGTATCACCGACATCGCTGCGCTGTCCGTCTCCGACGTGCGCCGCTGGGTGGAGACCTTGCGCGTGGAAGGCGGCATGACAGCCCGCGAGGCCGACATCGCCCGCGACCTGGTGCCCGAGATCCAGAGCCGCCTTGAATTCCTGGAAGAAGTGGGCTTGGGCTACCTCACGCTCGACCGGGGCGCGCCCACGCTCAGCGGGGGCGAGGCGCAGCGCATTCGCCTGGCCGCGCAGCTGGGCAGCAACCTGCAGGGCGTGTGCTACGTGCTGGACGAGCCCACCATCGGGCTACACGCGCGCGACAACCAGATTTTGCTCAACGCCCTGCACAAGCTCGGCGACAAGGGCAACACGCTGGTGGTGGTGGAGCACGACGAAGACACTATCCGCCGCGCCGACCACATCATCGACATTGGCCCGAGCGCCGGTAAGCGCGGTGGCCGCCTGGTGGCGCAAGGCTCGGTGAACGACCTCACGGCCGCAGAAGATTCACAAACCGGCCGCTACCTGCTGCATGCGATGAAGCACCCGCTGCAACTGCGCCGCAGCATGGTGGCGGGCGAGGTGAGTGCCGAAGCCACGGCGGCCTTTGCCCAGGCCGAGGCGGCAGCGCCCACCGGCCGCCAAAGCGCCGCCGTGAAGAAGCGCGCCGCCCAGGCCGCAGCGCTGGCGGCCGATGCACTCACCGAGGCCAAGGAGCGCGCAGCCATGCGCTGGCTGACGGTGCATGGCGCGCAATTGCACAACCTGCAGAACGTGACCGCCACGGTACCGCTGCACCGCCTGGTGGCGGTGACAGGCGTGAGCGGCTCGGGCAAGTCCACCCTGGCGCGTGATGTGTTGCTCGCCAACGTGCAGGCCTGGGTGCAGCAGCGCAGCACCAAGGCTGGGCGCGACGCGATGGACGCAGGCAAGGCGCCACCACTGGTCGGTTGCACGGGCCTGTCTGGCTTCGAAAGCATCGACCGCGTGCTCGAAGTGGACCAGACGCCCATCGGCAAAACACCGCGCAGTTGCCCCGCCACCTACATCGGCTTCTGGGACACCATCCGCAAGCTGTTTGCCGAAACGCTGGAGGCCAAGGCGCGCGGCTATGCGGCCGGGCGCTTCAGCTTCAACACCGGCGAAGGCCGCTGCCCCAGCTGCGAAGGTGCAGGCGTGCGCACCATCGAGATGAGCTTTCTGCCCGATGTGAAGGTGCCCTGCGAAACCTGCCACGGCGCGCGCTTCAACCCCGAAACGCTGGCCGTGACCTGGCGCGGCAAGAGCATTGGCGATGTGCTGCAGATGGAGGTGGACGAGGCGGTGGACTTTTTCGCCACCATGCCTAGCATCGCGCACCCGTTGCAGCTCTTGAAGGACGTGGGCCTGGGCTACCTCACGCTGGGCCAGCCCTCGCCCACGCTCAGCGGCGGCGAGGCGCAGCGCATCAAGCTGGTGACCGAGCTGACCAAGGTGCGTGACGAGGTCGGCCGCCGGGGGCAGAAGGCGCCGCACACGCTGTATGTGCTGGACGAGCCCACCGTGGGCCTGCACATGGCCGATGTGGACAAGCTCATCCGCGTGCTGCACCGCCTGGTCGATGGAGGTCACAGCGTGATCGTGATCGAGCACGACCTGGATGTGATTGCCGAGGCCGACTGGATCCTGGACCTGGGGCCGGAGGGCGGCAACGCCGGTGGCCGCATCGTGGCAGCCGCTACGCCCGAAGAGGTGGTGGCGGCTGGCACGCACACGGGCAAGGCGCTCGCGCCGGTGCTCGCCCGCTGA